In the Gymnodinialimonas sp. 202GB13-11 genome, one interval contains:
- a CDS encoding Glu/Leu/Phe/Val dehydrogenase: MTTNRAEPSFRESVDLMFNRAAALLDLPPGLEEKIRVCNSTYTVRFGVKLRGKVHTFTGYRSVHSEHTEPVKGGIRYALGVNQDEVEALAALMTYKCALVEAPFGGSKGGLCIDPREYDSDEIEKITRRFAYELIKRDLIDPAQNVPAPDMGTGEREMAIMADQYARMNTTDINARACVTGKPPHAGGIQGRVEATGRGVQYALQEFFRHPEDIAKAGLSGSLDGKRVIVQGLGNVGYHAAKFLSEEDGSIVTHVIERDGAIHDAGGIDIDDLRHWIADHGGVKGFPNGEYVEDGSACLTAECDILIPAALEGVINLSNAVDVKAPLIIEAANGPITAGANDVLMEKGTVIIPDLYANAGGVTVSYFEWVKNLSHIRFGRMQRRQEEARHQLIVDELERLDQHLGGAWSMTPDFKQKYLRGAGELELVRSGLDDTMRGAYAAMREVWHTRDDVHDLRTAGFLVSIERVASSYQAKGI; encoded by the coding sequence ATGACGACCAACCGGGCAGAGCCCAGTTTCCGGGAATCCGTAGATCTGATGTTCAACCGCGCAGCCGCGCTTTTGGACCTGCCGCCTGGCTTGGAAGAGAAGATCCGCGTCTGCAATTCGACCTATACGGTGCGCTTTGGTGTGAAGCTGCGCGGCAAGGTGCACACATTCACGGGCTACCGCTCGGTCCATTCCGAACATACGGAGCCGGTCAAGGGCGGGATCCGCTATGCGCTTGGCGTCAATCAGGATGAGGTTGAGGCGCTGGCGGCGTTGATGACCTACAAATGCGCGCTGGTGGAGGCGCCGTTTGGCGGTTCAAAAGGCGGGCTGTGCATCGACCCGCGCGAATATGACAGCGACGAAATCGAAAAGATCACCCGCCGCTTCGCCTATGAACTCATCAAGCGCGACCTGATTGATCCGGCGCAAAACGTCCCCGCCCCGGATATGGGAACGGGTGAGCGTGAGATGGCGATCATGGCCGACCAGTACGCGCGGATGAACACGACCGACATCAACGCACGCGCCTGCGTGACGGGCAAGCCGCCCCATGCCGGCGGCATTCAGGGCCGGGTCGAGGCGACGGGGCGCGGCGTGCAGTACGCCTTGCAGGAATTCTTCCGCCACCCTGAAGATATCGCGAAGGCGGGTCTCTCGGGCAGCCTCGATGGCAAACGAGTGATTGTGCAAGGCCTCGGCAATGTGGGCTACCACGCCGCCAAGTTCCTGTCCGAAGAAGACGGCAGCATCGTCACCCATGTGATCGAGCGCGACGGCGCAATCCATGACGCGGGCGGCATCGATATCGACGATCTGCGCCATTGGATTGCGGATCATGGCGGGGTGAAGGGCTTCCCGAACGGCGAATATGTTGAGGATGGCTCGGCCTGTTTGACCGCCGAGTGCGACATCCTGATCCCGGCGGCGCTGGAGGGCGTGATCAACCTGTCGAACGCCGTGGATGTGAAGGCCCCGCTCATCATCGAGGCCGCGAATGGCCCAATCACGGCGGGCGCCAATGACGTGCTGATGGAAAAGGGGACCGTTATCATCCCCGACCTCTACGCCAATGCGGGCGGTGTGACGGTGTCCTATTTCGAATGGGTCAAGAACCTCAGCCACATCCGCTTTGGCCGGATGCAGCGCCGCCAGGAAGAGGCGCGCCACCAGCTGATCGTGGATGAGTTGGAGCGGCTCGACCAGCATCTGGGCGGGGCCTGGTCCATGACGCCGGACTTCAAGCAGAAGTACCTGCGTGGCGCCGGAGAGTTAGAGCTTGTCCGGTCCGGCCTCGACGACACGATGCGCGGGGCCTACGCCGCGATGCGCGAGGTCTGGCATACCCGCGACGATGTGCATGATCTGCGCACAGCCGGGTTCCTGGTGTCGATCGAACGGGTCGCGTCCAGCTATCAGGCGAAAGGGATCTGA